ctgcagctaTCTTAGATTTGCAAGTGCTGATAGTAAAGGGCTTTCCCGGCCACTGGTCCTGCCTGCCCCGGGGTCGGATCCGGCCCCGTGGGTGCTCCAGGCTCCCAGCCGTGCCGGGAAAGCTGCTCGGATGCTGATTGTGTTTGTCAGGGCGGCCGGATTAAGAGCGCTGTGGCTAAGCCTCCTCGGCGAGCCTCCTCCCCAGCGGAGCCTGGGCCAGGGCTTTACTCAGAACCCCCCAGAAAACAGCATTGTCCGGGGCTCTTTCTCTTGCATCGTTGACGTGCGGCTGTGGCCGAGCACCCGTCTGTGCGATGGGAGCTCACCGGCACCGTACGCTGTTTCTGGGGGCCTGAGATCTGCATGTGGGACTCGGGCTGACATTTCCAGCTGGTGCCTTTTTAAATAACCACTGTGGTTTTAAAAGGCACCTGAGCAGTTTCTAAAAAATCAGGTTAAAAGGAAGTTTGACTCTTGCTGTCACCTTGccagttctgtttttttttttctattttactgtcgtgtttccttttttgttttagaagagCTGCTGGTCTCGAGAACTTGTTTTGTGCTCTTGGACCTAAACCCGCTTCCTTCTCCGGTGTGGAGTTGTCAGCTCTCCACCGCTGCCGGGCATGCGCACGGTTTGCTGGGCAGCATGCAGCCAGCACCCACTCGTGTGGGGAACACCCTGAGTGGGAGcatccccaccccacagcatTGCCCTGAacctctcagcatcctccccaTGGAGGGTTTTGCTCCGGCAGCAAACCGGCAGAGCAGGATTCCTGCCTGCTTTCTGCCTCAGCAGCAGGTTCATGGGGCGGGACGCTGCCTGCCCTGGTCCCAGCTCACACCTGGCTGCTCCGGGGGTCCGGCGCTGGCCCCCTGCCCAAGCAGGGATTGCCTTCGTGCTTTGACGTGGCAGCCTCCCTCTCCGGAGAGAGTCAGCCGGTGTGTGCCCGGAGATGCTTCTCCAAAATTTGGTCATTAAGTACTGTAACTAAAAGCTCTTAGAAGAGGACAGACTAACGAAGCACCCTTGGAAATGGCAGGTGATGCGGGCACAGAGCCCTGTTCCTGTCTGCTGTCTCGTGGTGGGTGGTGCGAGGATGGACGTGTGGTCCTGCCTGTCAGCCACCAGCTCCGCCGCTTGGCATCAAACCTGCTCTTCGTCACTTCCCTGCCCATCGCCATGGGACTGTGGCTACCAGCACCCTCTGCTCCTAAAAGATGAGAGAAATGGAGGGGGAACGGGATGGCACGACTGGGATACTTGATAACGTGGTCCTGGCTCTCTGCATCCCTAGGGATGGTACCCGGGCAAGGGAGCCTCCCTCTGCATGGGCACAATGTCCCTGTGTGCTGCTTCATTTGGACCTGGAGAAGTGCCCTGCCCCAAAATCCTGGCTGGGATGTTCTCTTGGGGATGCTGAAGGTCCAGCCCCgccagagggaaggaaggattGAATTGGGGCAGGGCACACCTGGGGATGCCAAGGAACATCCTCCCTGATCCTGTCTGGAGATCACCCACGTGCCCAAAGATAAATTACAAATCAGTAAAACCAGGTGCTCTGCCGTGCCCGGCACAGCCGGCGGTGGTGGAGACAGTGATGGAGGCTGGCTGCTGGCAGTGCGTGCGGgggcctggagcagggctcgctgcagggaagggcagggatgACAGGATTACCCTGCCAAGCCCCAGCCTGTAATCCACGGTACCGTTCAGCCGGCCACGTTTAATCCCGTTATGTGCCCGGCTGGTGTCTGTAGGGCGGGCGCTCAGCCATGGTGCCAGCAGGGCACAGGGACCTCTACCCGGAGGGGAGCGGGGACCTCTGCCCTTGTCCCCAGCACCCGTGCTGGGTTTGGGAAGGTGCTGCAAGCCACCATGCCAccagtttttttccttaaacactGGCCAGATCACTGTGTGTCCTGGGCATCTTCATCTCCTGGCAAGCGGTGCccatcctttttatttatttcttttctttttttttaaatgggcctttcacagggaaaggaaaaacattccCAAGGTCCCTTTGGCTCCATGTGGGCGCTCCTGCATGCCTGTCTCGGTGACCTTGGCTGGCGTCTCCCAGCTCAGCCTCGTGCCGTCCGGCTGGCCAGCTGCCTGcgtccctccctgccagccaggCTGAGCAGTGGGGGGCTCGGACTACCCGTACCCCCATTCTCAGCACACCCTGGCTCCCGCTGGGCAAACAGGAGGAGCAGGGTTGGTTCTCCGGCTGCTCGGTGCGATGAGGACTCGTGGGGTGCCGGGGGGGAGCTCCCGCCATAGCACCCCGGCAGTGCTGCCATGCCCCAGGCACGCACCGCAGCTGGGGTCCTGCGGCACGCGTGCATGCTGCATTCCCGGCACCGTCGGGAGCTTGCGACGCTCTCGTGGCAAGCCCTGGCACGCCGGCAAGCTCGCCGAGGGATCTGCCACAGCTGCTGCGCTGGTGTAAATAAAAGCGATGGCGTTGATACTGACACCGGCCCTGCCCACTCACCCCGTCTCTCTCTTGCAGGGCGCCGTGTGGAGCCGGGGCACCGGGGCGCCCTGGGGAGCCGCCATGCCCGCGCGCCCGCCGCGAGCCACGCCGAGGCCGCCCGCCACCCCCTCGCCCCGCTGAGGCCAtggggctgcagctgccgcCGCTGCCACCACCGTGGGGATTTTGGCTCGGCAAGGGGACTCTCGGTGTGTCTGCCATGGTGACATGAAGCAGACAGCGAGGGACGCCGGACTGCTGGAAGGGAGAGAGCCTGCACAGGCAGCCTGctagtattttaatttataagtagcattcaattttattttaccttttttttttttttgattggttgcttcttcccctccccggggctcacgaggggagggggtgggcaggggagaggggccCCACCTTGCCCCACGGATGCAAGGATGACTGTGCTGGCCAGGGCCCGGCGGGGTATCCGGCAGCTCTCTCCGCAGGTGGTGTTGCTCCTGCTCTTCGTCTTCTGCCTGCTCAGTGTTTTCATCTCTGCGTATTATTTATATGGGTGGAAAAGGGGCTTGGAGCCCTCCGGGGACGTTGCAGGGCTGGACTGTGATGAGCCCAAGGTCGCCCCTTCCCGCTTGCTGCCGCTGAAGACGCTCAAGGTGGCCGACTCCTCCCGCACGGACCCCTTGGTGCTGGTCTTCGTGGAGAGCCTCTACTCCCAGCTGGGCCAGGAGATCGTGGCCATTTTGGAGTCGAGTCGCTTCAAATACAGGACAGAGATCGCCCCGGGGAAGGGGGACATGCCCACGCTGACTGACAAGGACCGGGGACGCTTTGCGCTCATCATCTACGAGAACATCCTCAAGTATGTCAACCTGGATGCCTGGAACCGGGAGCTGCTGGACAAGTACTGCGTGGAGTACGGCGTGGGCATCATCGGCTTCTTCAAGGTAAGGGGTGCACGGGGTGAGCTGAGACCCTGTGAAGAGGGCAGGTGTGAGCAGGGGGCTGGGGTCCCGCTGCCCTGCAGGGACTTTGTCCTCCCCTTGCTTTCTGCAAGCAGCCCCAGTTGGCGTGGAGCCGGCCCGCAGcctggcatggggcacaggctTCTAGCAGAGGGCACCATCTTAGACCTGTCCCCGTGGAAGGGCTCTGTGGCCCCTGAGTGTTTTGGGGGTAAAAACACACCTCTGGGATCTCTCTGGTTGCTTTTAGCACCCTGTTTCCCAGCAGCGACCCTTGCTAGGGTTCACCAAAAGCATGAGCAGGTATTTTGCTCAGCAGCCCCCTGCCTTTCTCCTGCCCAGGGCTCACAGCGCCGGGAGGCTTTGCACGTTGGACGTGAGCAGGATTGAGTGTGCGAGGGGGGTGAGGGTGTCCCGTGCTCGGGAGAGGAAGTGGGGGGGACACCTGGCACCCAGATCTCTGGGGGTGGTGAGTCACCTACCCCCTCGCCACGGCTGTCAGTGTCCCTGGtgagcccctgcctgcacagccagTCTGGGCACTTGTCCCCAGCGTCCCGTCTCCTCCAGCCCCCATCTCCCCCATGCAGGCCAACGAGAACAGCCTGCTGAGTGCCCAGCTGAAGGgcttccccctcttcctccattCCAACCTGGCGCTGAAGGACTGCAGCATCAACCCCAAGTCGCCCTTGCTGTACATCACACGCCCCAGCGAGGTGGAGAAGGGCGTGCTCCCCGGGGAGGACTGGACCGTCTTCCAGTCCAACCACTCCACCTACGAGCCAGTCCTCCTGGCCAAGACCAAATCGGCCGAATCCATCCCACACATGAGTGTGGACGCGGCGCTGCACACCACCGTGATGCAGGACCTGGGCCTCCATGATGGCATCCAGAGGGTGCTTTTTGGCAACAACCTCAACTTCTGGCTGCACAAACTGGTCTTTGTGGACTCTGTCTCCTTCCTGACGGGCAAGaggctctccctgcccctcGACCGCTACATCCTGGTGGACATCGACGACATCTTTGTGGGCAAGGAGGGCACGCGCATGAAGGTGGAAGATGTCAAGGTGCGGCTGTGATGTCCTGGCTGGGTGGGCAGGGGATGCATGGGGCTGGACGCTTGGGATGCTCCAGGGATGAGCTTTCCTGTCCTCAgagcaccccctgcccccccgggAGCCCCTCTGTGAAGCTCTCGGGGACACAGGTCCTTGCCCTGGTGTGGCAGCTGTCCCCATGGCAGCATGCTGAGGACATCttgctttctttcccccccctcccaggcaCTGTTCGACACGCAGAACGAGCTGCGCACCCACATCCCAAACTTCACCTTCAACCTGGGATACTCAGGGAAATTCTTCCACACGGGTGAGGAGGGCGAGGGCATCGATTTGCGTGTTGGTGCCGTACGGCTGGTGTTGGGGCATGAACCGGTGCTCAcagaggctgaatttggggccGTGGGAGGGTCCTTGGGCATCCCACCCCGCTGACCCCCATCACCTGGTCACCGAGAGGGGctccccctccctctgctcctgctgcttgtGCCCAGTGGTGACAGTGAGTGTCATGCCCACAGGTACTGATGCCGAGGACGAAGGCGATGACCTGCTGCTGTCCTACGTGAGGGAGTTCTGGTGGTTCCCCCACATGTGGAGCCACATGCAGCCTCACCTCTTCCACAACCAGTCGGTTCTCGCTGAGCAGATGACCTTAAACAAGAAATTCGCTGTCGTGAGTAAGATGCCGCCGGCGGGGATGCTTGTGGTGGGGGGAGGACgggagaaagggggaaaaaaagctttcccgAGGGACCTGGATGATGGTCTCTGCTTGCCGGAGCAAAGGGACCTGGTGACGTTAAGTCACGATCCCCATGTTGCAGCTGAGTGGGTAAATCCATTTGTACACTAGTACTTGGCGGAGAAGCATTTATCTGCACCGGCCATCGTGCTGCTGTGGCAGCGAGCTGTGCCCGTGCATGTTCAAGGGGAGACATGGTCTGTGCGTTGCCTGGCCAGGGGGATGTGGAGGTCCGACCCCAGGGGGATGTGGAGGTCCGACCTGGGGGACGTGGGGGTCCGATCCGTGGCTCTGCGGGAGGAAGCGGCTGCTTGGGTTGCTGTGTGCTGGGTTTTAACTGAGCCCGGGGTTGGTGCTCAGCCCGGCACGGTTTGATGCTGTGCAGGGCAGCGCTGTGGGATCCTGGAGCCGTGGCCATGTGCCAGGAGGCTCCAGCTGATGGAAACTCCCTCTGCAGGCTGAGCTGTCAGGGACATGCTCTGTCTATAAAGGCAGGCTCTGACCTTCAGCTTGGTAAGGGGTTGTCCATTCTTGGACTGTCCTTTATCTGCCCTGGATAAAGCCAGCATTGAGACCTGATCATGCTGTGATCGACTGGTTTGCTCACGGCTGTCCTGAATCCAAACAAGTAAAGCCAGACCCAGTAATAATAATTTGGTCCTATGGCCTAAGAGAGGGATCTTCAGGCTAACTTGAATTAATTGTCTGATAATGAGAGGTGCGTGCTTAGAGAGAGTGGACCATCCATACTTGGGATGGGCAGTTGTCCAGTTCAGAATTTCCAGGCTGTTTTATATCTACTGATAGAAACCAATTTACAGTGTAATTTACAGTCCTGGGTAGATGTATCTCCTCATTCTCCACAGaaaagctttgctgctgctgttttgttggTGACAGCAGAAATGGCAGGGATGAGGGTGGTCCATGTGAAGCAGAGGAGCGAGTGTCCACCCAGCGTGtctgctgctgggctccctTTCCTGGAGACAGCCCTGGTTAGGAGAGGATGTGCAGGCCCTGGGTGCTCTCCAGAGGCACAAATTGACTGTTTGTAGTTGGGAATGGGCAGTCCCTTGGGGAGAGATTGGTTTGGGATGTTGTGGTTTTGCAGTCTCCATGGTCATCTGCTCCCtgctctcttctctgcaggagCATGGCATCCCCACTGACATGGGGTACGCTGTGGCCCCCCACCACTCGGGTGTGTACCCTGTCCACGTGCAGTTGTACGAAGCTTGGAAGCAGGTTTGGTCGATCAAAGTGACGAGCACAGAAGAATACCCCCACCTGAAACCTGCTCGCTATCGTCGTGGCTTCATCCACAATGGCATCATGGTAGGTGGCCAGGCTATATCTCTGGTgcttctctcctctgcctcccccaccAAACCCCAGAACCTTGTCGGGTGGTTTCTGGGCAGTTCAGAATCTTTGATTTGAGGGGCCTGTGCCCTCTGCTTGTCCTGCCTGGGGGAAGCTCATGTGAGGACAATTTTTGGCTTCTCCATCTGTCCACCTCCATCCTTTGTGGGCATCAGGATTCAAGACAAAGGTGGTTGAGGGGCAGGGGAGCCAATCCTGACCTTGGAGGGGTTGAGGGTTGAGGACCCTCATTTGGGATGCAGAAGGAGACCCAGCCCTGGATGCTCCATACATGTCTTTCTCCTGCCCCAGGTACTCCCCCGGCAAACCTGCGGCCTCTTCACACACACCATCTTCTACAATGAGTACCCTGGTGGCTCCAGTGAGCTGGACAAAATCATCAATGGGGGTGAACTGTTCCTGACCGTGCTCCTCAACCCTGTGAGTACTGCCATCCGGCTACccagggacagacagacaggtgtctctgcagagccGTCCCCCAGTGCCACTGTGGGCAATGTCCCCAACCTTCTTGGCCAGGATAGGAGCTCTTTGTGTGGGACAGCTGCTGGGTGAGACTCTGCTAACCCCTGCTCCATCCTCTCTGCTTCAGATCAGCATCTTCATGACCCATCTGTCCAATTACGGCAACGACCGCCTGGGCTTGTACACCTTCAAGCACCTGGTCCGCTTCCTCAACTCCTGGACCAACTTGAAGCTGCAGACGCTGCCGCCTGTGCAGCTGGCACAGAAATACTTCCAGATCttctctgaggagaaggacccgCTGTGGCAGGTACCCCTCATGCCTGGAACGGGAGGAATAGGAGGTGTTTTGCCTCTTTGTGGTTCTGTGGATGGTGCCAGGAAGGAGTTTGCCCCATAGAGCTGGAAATAGCCTAGGTCTTTGCCCTGCCCACTGAGCAGCATGGCCTCCCCGCATGTCTGCTCGGGCTGGAGGGGGCTGAGCAGAGGTGCATGGTGCTGATCAGGCTGCCCTGTCTATAATCCTCCCCCGCTGCGTTTCAGGATCCCTGTGAAGACAAGCGTCACAAAGACATTTGGTCCAAAGAAAAGACCTGTGACCGATTCCCAAAGCTTCTCATCATCGGGCCTCAAAAAACAGGTGCTTCCCTTCAACCTCAATGCCAACAGCATGCGGGGAGGGTTGCCAGgtcccccccagacccccagaGAGCCTCTCTCAGCCCTCCTGTCCTGAAGCAGGGCTCAGAGGTAGGTTTGGCCCAAGTCAGCTCTCGCTTTCTGTCTGTCCGAAGGAACGACCGCCCTCTATCTCTTCTTGGGGATGCACCCGGACCTGAGCAGCAACTACCCCAGCTCAGAGACCTTCGAGGAGATACAGTTCTTCAATGGACACAACTATCACAAGGGCATCGACTGGTAGGTCTCCCCATCGcgggggctgagctgggagcGCCGGTTCCTTCGGGAACCAGAGCAGTGGTGCCGTGTGGTTTTCCCATCAACCTCACAGCCACCGGGTTCTTGGCAGAGGGTACCTGGGTGCTGCAAGGTGGGATGAATCCTGCGTGGTCTCTGCTCTTTGTAAGGGTGTGCTCATGCCAGCACCAGCTCTGTCGAGTTGTTGGAGAGTTTGCCTTACTGTGGAGGTCTGCGGTGCAGCCAACATTGGCGGTGGTTGCTGCCATGCTGCCTTCAGACCACCACACCACCATGATTTATCCCCAAGATGTTGTCCTGAAGGCCAAGGCCACTTGCTGAGCCTCAGAAGTGCCCTTGGCAGAAGCCatgtacatgtgtgtgcatCTGCTACCCACTGGTTTCAGGATCTGTCTGGGGAATCTGGTGAGGCCTGGCCCTCCAAACTAGCTGGAGGGGATTGTGGAGCCCCTGGGCAGGGTGTCAGACCTGGGGGGACCCTGCAGTCTTAGTGTGTGGTAGGTTGTCAGAAGTCAGCTGCAAGGGGTGTGCTGGGGACATCTCGAGATGCTCGTCCACCTGCCTCATGCTGTGCCTCCCCCAGGTACATGGagttcttccccatcccctccaaCACCACTTCTGACTTCTACTTCGAGAAAAGTGCCAACTACTTTGACTCAGAAGTGGCTCCTCGGCGAGCTGCGGCCCTGCTCTCCAAGGCCAAAGTCATCACCATCCTCATCAACCCTGCAGATCGAGCCTACTCCTGGTATCAGGTGAGCTGCCCgcctctgcctctcccctggCTTGAGCAGCCCTGTGGGGCGGTGGGCCATGGGCTTCCCTCCGTCAGCTTGGTTTGAGAGGGGGTGGCTGCGGGCGCTGCATTTTTTGGCTGAACAAGACGTGTGAGAACATGGTACGGTGGCCTGGGAGCTGCGGTGCCTCGTGGGCAGCCCAGGATTTGGTTTGCCCCAGGAACAAACCTGCCTTGCTCATGCCTGACAGCACCAGCGAGCTCACGATGACCCAGTCGCCCTGAAATACACCTTCCACGAGGTGATCACGGCAGGACCCGAGGCTGCTCCGAAGCTCCGGACCCTGCAGAACCGCTGCCTGGTGCCAGGCTGGTACGCCACCCACATTGAGCGCTGGCTGAACAGCTACCACGCCAATCAGGTAGGGATGGGAGCACCCCACTCCTACAGTGGCAGCACCCTGGGGAGCCCCCCTCACCCAAGCAAGGATGCACAGGGAAGAAAACTTGGGTCCCAAGTCAGCTGCGAGGGTGCTCCCGTGGGAGCTGCTTTTCTTATACCTTAATAACCACGGGGAGAAGAGTAAAAGTGCTTGGGCAAGGTGCAGAGCACAGATATTGTGCAAGAAGGATATTGTGCCCATCCGGAGCAGGTAGGTCCTTCTGCTGGTCCCCTGGCAAAGCAGGGCTGAAAGGTGGCGGTGGGGTGGAGGACTGTGGATGGCTCTGCAGGGGCATCCACCGCTCGCCCGCTGCTCTCAGCCACAGACCCCTGCGGGGCTGCCCTGTCTGGTGTCACCACGGCATCGAAGCAGGACAGAAATAGTGGGCAAAGCTGCCCGTGATTTGAGCTGCCCGCAGGGAAAATGGAggctggctgccagccccacTGTGACCCGCAGAGTGGAGTGCTGCTGGCAGTGTACAGGCTCAGCCCCTGAATGATTTTTCCACCTTCATTTAACCTTATAAAGTCTATTAGTTGTCTGCTTCTGGCATAATTGCTGTAATGCAGTCCTGGCTGGCTGTGGGTTGGGCGGCCCTGAGCCGAAGCTCTGATGTTGTGCTGGATGGATCCTGGCCCTggcttttatttacatttaattttccaACACCCAGCGAAAGTGAACACTGGGGCATGTTAGCATTCAAAAGTGGACCCTGCATTGGCTGGTGGCAAATTTGGCTCTGAGATGGCAAAAGATGCGGTGAAGGCAGTGTCATGCCCCAGGAGAGTGGGGCTGGGAGCCATCGGCAACTCATGGCCCTGCTTTGTTCCTTCCAGATCCTGGTCCTGGATGGCAAGCTGCTCCGAACGGAACCTGCCAAAGTGATGGAGACGGTGCAGAAATTCCTCGGTGTGACCAACTTCATCGATTATCACAAGACCCTGGCGTGAGTCCTTCCCTgagcttctccttcctccatcctGGTGGCGAGTTGTCCCCGGGGACACCCAGCATTGTCCAGGGCAACCTCCAGCACTGGGGCTCACCGCGGAGCTGCTGCTCGTTTTGATGAGAACAGGTTTTCACCTGAGGCCGGAACAGCAGCTCCTTGTTGCTGTGACCTACACTGGGGTAGCTGCAATCAGAAATGATGTTCAACAAGCACCCTACTTTGCTGGGCTTATCCAGGCACCATGGCGGGGGGATGGTGGTGTCACCCCGtgcagcccaggagcagctctggaCTCCTGGAGCGGAGCTCATCCAAAAGTGCATTCCTGCCCCTAGTCGAGCTCCAGAACCCCAACTCCTCATGCActtgctgcagagagcagctcttGCTGCTTGCTGTGTGGCACCTCCATGGGTGTCACCTTGCTCTGAGTTTTCCAGACATTAAAACCCACCATAGGAAGCAGGAGACTCCAGAGGTCCTAGAAAAATGATAATTTACCTCTGCGCTGCTCTTGCCTCTATATGCGGATGCTCTGAGTCTGCACCCAGTTGTTGTGGGGCTCTTGAGGGCATCCAGGGCCGAAGgtgctgcagaaaataataattaaaccCCTGTAGACCCCTGTGCTCCCTCAGCAGGGTGACATGGTGATGAATGAACCTCGTCAGGCTGCTTACTGTGCGGCCATACAGGGAACCTGCTGTACAAGGGGGTCGATAACGAGATGTTAGCTGGGCTGCGAATTaaaaagagatggagaaatGCCCCCatgcagggctgggcagcagtggggctTGTTGGGCAGCGTGCTTGCCTGTGGCAGGcatggaggagcaggaggggtgAGGCAGAGCTCTCGCTTCACAGGTTTGATCCCAAGAAAGGATTCTGGTGTCAGCTTCTGGatggagggaaaacaaaatgcttggGAAAGAGCAAAGGGAGGAAGTACCCCGAGATGGATTCGGATGTAAGTATGCAGAAAGCCTCCCGGGGCGGtcctgagcagggctggggcagccgtGCTGGGGTGGTGGGCTCGGGGCTGCTCCCCCTGACCCTCCTCTCTGTTCTCCTCCCATTGCAGTCGCGCGCCTTCCTGCGGGACTATTACAGGGACCATAACATCGAGCTCTCCAAGCTCCTGTACAAAATGGGGCAGACGCTGCCCACCTGGCTGCgggaggagctgcagagcaccaGGTAGCTGCTGCCCACTGCCCGCCCAGCAATACCCGAGGGGGCCGACCCCCTGCACCCGGCGGGACCTTCCTCAGCAATACCCCACCACTGCCGCCTTGGAGGGGACCCCCAGGCGTGGACGGCTGTGCCGGAGGCTGCTCGAGCAGCGGCCTGACTCTGCGGTCCCTGCGCTGCCACCGCTCCGCCTACCCCACACCcgtttctctttcattttatttttattttttttcctttttaattcctGAATCTGTCGGTGAGGTCCCTTCGcaccctgctccaacatggggaAGTGGCACAAATTCCCTGTTTCGCTGCCCAAAACGGGCCCTGACTCCCCCGGGCCCGAGGGCGGTGGCAGAGTTATCCCTTACCTCCTGGTCCGAGGGtggaggagctgctctgggcatGCTGGAGGTGACTTTgctgagctggagcagaggaacggagctgttggagaccCAAAGCACAGAGGGACCCAGACCCGTTCCTGCCATTGA
This DNA window, taken from Grus americana isolate bGruAme1 chromosome 14, bGruAme1.mat, whole genome shotgun sequence, encodes the following:
- the NDST1 gene encoding bifunctional heparan sulfate N-deacetylase/N-sulfotransferase 1, with translation MTVLARARRGIRQLSPQVVLLLLFVFCLLSVFISAYYLYGWKRGLEPSGDVAGLDCDEPKVAPSRLLPLKTLKVADSSRTDPLVLVFVESLYSQLGQEIVAILESSRFKYRTEIAPGKGDMPTLTDKDRGRFALIIYENILKYVNLDAWNRELLDKYCVEYGVGIIGFFKANENSLLSAQLKGFPLFLHSNLALKDCSINPKSPLLYITRPSEVEKGVLPGEDWTVFQSNHSTYEPVLLAKTKSAESIPHMSVDAALHTTVMQDLGLHDGIQRVLFGNNLNFWLHKLVFVDSVSFLTGKRLSLPLDRYILVDIDDIFVGKEGTRMKVEDVKALFDTQNELRTHIPNFTFNLGYSGKFFHTGTDAEDEGDDLLLSYVREFWWFPHMWSHMQPHLFHNQSVLAEQMTLNKKFAVEHGIPTDMGYAVAPHHSGVYPVHVQLYEAWKQVWSIKVTSTEEYPHLKPARYRRGFIHNGIMVLPRQTCGLFTHTIFYNEYPGGSSELDKIINGGELFLTVLLNPISIFMTHLSNYGNDRLGLYTFKHLVRFLNSWTNLKLQTLPPVQLAQKYFQIFSEEKDPLWQDPCEDKRHKDIWSKEKTCDRFPKLLIIGPQKTGTTALYLFLGMHPDLSSNYPSSETFEEIQFFNGHNYHKGIDWYMEFFPIPSNTTSDFYFEKSANYFDSEVAPRRAAALLSKAKVITILINPADRAYSWYQHQRAHDDPVALKYTFHEVITAGPEAAPKLRTLQNRCLVPGWYATHIERWLNSYHANQILVLDGKLLRTEPAKVMETVQKFLGVTNFIDYHKTLAFDPKKGFWCQLLDGGKTKCLGKSKGRKYPEMDSDSRAFLRDYYRDHNIELSKLLYKMGQTLPTWLREELQSTR